TTCTCAAGGCCCTTTTCTTCGTTTCAAATTGGAGCTGATATGTCATGGAAATACTATGGGTAGTAGAGTTTAGTTTTTGCCCAAAGGTTGCCCTACCAAAAAGTTTGGTGTGCATACCCATGGGTTGGCCAAGATTGGCTAGAAAAAAAAGCTAGAATCGGCAAATGAGCAATGGCATGCCAAACAGTTAGCAACTATCCAAACATAGACCAATTTTTGTTATGGTAAAAAAAAACTGGTAAGGCACACTTTGGTAATGATAATCCAAACATACCATCAACCAGAAACATGGAATCCCCGACAAAGTAGATCATGGGATATTGCAAACTCGAGCGCAAAAAttacaaagtactccctccgtccacatATATAAGATTTTCTACTTTTTGTGAATCAGATGTACatagacacattttagtgtgtttgttcactcatttcagtccgtatgtagtccatattgaaatatcaaaacatcttatatttgtgaacggagggagtacaaaggatCTAAGTTCCACTGCCATCATgctagattttcttttcttttctgttcacTTATTtatccttttttttttctttcatcaAGTTGAAAACCTATGTGATGACAAGATATTGAGCAAAACTGCAGCCTGTCTGTGTCGCTGGTTTGTTCTCTTCTTCGTGAAATGCTAACCTATCTGTTAATAGACTTTATAAATGAAGCTAAAATTTGTAGCAGGGAAAGCTATTATTCAAACTGAACATCACATTTAAAATTTCCATGCGCAGTTGCTAGTAACCTCTGTCATTCACTAAAGAGATGGTAGTTGTACAGTcagcaaaaaactaaaaaagaaCAGTGCATTGATGTATTGCAAGTTTCTTGAGAacaaaataatagccatgaatattTTCCACACCAACCTTAGTCTCATGGCATTCCAGTCAGCCTCTTTAGATGAAGCAAGAGCTGCCATGGCCTGTCAAAGAATGAAAGATATATCAGCATCACCAAGGTACTCCCAAAAACACCTGAATTAAACACACACACTTCTCTACGAATCTACCTTCTACATCCTACTTCTAGATATCTAGTTTCCTGATATCCATGTTTTAGCACGGAGTTACTATACCAAGGGCTCATTCAACTGCTAGTAGGTGAGTCATTTATATAGCCCTTCAAAATCATTTGATTAAAACACTTATTGATCAGACTCGAAGTTGAACTGTATATCTGCCCAAGCGGCACTTTTCAGAGGCCATACTGATAACTTAATAAATAATTTTCCAAAATTGTAGAAAAGGTGGGTGCCGAAAAACACAATTTCAAAACTGCAAGCTATTCATATGACATCGAAATAAAGGAAATACTGCTCAGGTCACCGGACCTCCGGATAATATTGCAGTTAAGCAGTGAAAACTTGCAATTGATTAGCAACACATCTAATAAAATGTTATTGTCTATAAGAGACACACACACAAGCAGAAGTACAGGGATTATATGGTGGGTGGACAGATTATGAGGAGCTGCTACCAAATGTAGGTTGTGTGTACTGCATTCCACCGTCTGATGTCTTGATTACGGAATGCAGATACTGTATCCAACAAAAGCGTTCACTGTTTGAACTTTACACCCAACAGACATGGAACGTACAGTATGCTCAACCAATAACTAATGGGCCAGGAATCTGATAACAGTTGAAATGATTCTGACTGGAAACAACAAAGGGGGTAACACCAGTATAAGCACGCATCCAGGAACAGGCTAGTCATGTATGGAGGATTAAGCTGGAGCATGTCATCCCCACAAAGCAAAGCAGGGGAGGCAAAATAATAATTCGTGACACCGTGCATCCACGCTCCAACAATGTCGACCAGATCCTCCAGCTCGTCGCTCCGATTGGTTACCAACGGGCAAGCGGATCACGAATCTACACCTAATCCTCACTAAATAGGCGACGGAATCCGTGAATCCTCGCTCGCGGGAGCGCGAGGGTGGGGTTCGAGCAGGACTTACGGATTGGACGCGGGAGGAGTCGAGCTGGCGATCCTCGACGTGGTCGGTGAGCTTGTCGAGGGCCTTGCTCTGCTGCTGCAGGTCCTTGGAGTCGGACTCCGCCGCGGCGGCAGcggggccgccctccgccgccacagctgcagccgccgccgccgccgccgtctcgtcgacCGCCGCACCCATCGCCTCTCTCCGCCCCGCGCTGTCTAAAACCCTAGCTAGAAAAATTCCCCTTCTCGCTGTCGTGTGTGGTGGGACTGCAGAGAGGGTCTGGGTGCGAAGGGGCTAGGAGGTTTTGTTGTCCGCTGATACGGCTTTGAGATTCGTGCAAGACAGGTCATAGCCAGTtcattctttattttttttgtGGATGGGGAGTTTGGAACAATTGATTTTTTCCGAAAAGGAAATacttttttttaacatcagtacagacgcaagcgctcatacatacgcgcatacactcacccctatgaatgcacacacgcacaccctacccctatgagcacctccggaAGACTAAGCCGGcatgtcatcttgaaatttacgaagtcatcgtaggcgcctcgtcgtcgacgggaacgtctcctcccactgaaagcacatCGTCGAAAATCCTGAaaaaatccaggaataatgcgagcaccaggacttgaaccctgatgggttaggataccactgtccctctaaccatccaaccacaggttggttcgcccgAAAAGGGAATATTGTAAGGAACGAAAAAGGGTTCAATTTGGAGGAGAATCTGCTCGTGACATTTTGGAGATGGAACCTTTTTTTGAGAATATGAGATGGATTTCACATGGCATGAAAGTTGTGTACATGTATTGGAGAACGGGATTGCTAAGTCTCAGTCGGCTGAGAGTTAACCAAGTCTAAGTCGATGCTATATTAGTAGGATTTTTCATGGAGATTCGTGTAAATTTTCCTTTCTAGATTTTATTGTTCAATTCTTATACGTTACACACTTGACTTAAGACtttggttaagtctcagtcgacagAGAGCTAACCACACCCATTGGAGAAGTGTTTGTTGACATAATGGAACATCATTTTACAGCCATATTGATATTTGGCAAGCGTTCGCCAAGAGCCCAACCCTGACGAATGCCCCAGAACCGTCAGATCTAAATCTGGGTGGCAGTTTTTGAAACTGTCACGCTGACGTTCGCAATTGAGATGTCCCCTAGCGAATGTTCACTGGGATTGACGTCCTTCTACAATTTCTTTAGGAGTTATTCATAATATGTTATATATCTTTTCCCCTTGTGGAAACAAAATAAGCGTACGTataaaagtaaaaaaaacatgAGTATTATCGTGACATTATTCACTTATTTAAACTTTATTTATCGACAACATAATAGATAGTGATCTCTGATGTTTATATTTCACGTCCACGTGTCGTGAAAATATTTTAGACTTCGTTTGGGTCTTCAAGAAGCATTAACTCCTTATTAGGTATACTTATCAATCCTCTAAAAAAAGGTATGAATTATAAAAAATACTTATTATTAGGTATGGATATAAAGAGTTATGTAACAGTCGGTGCTACATAGTTTTTTGTTGTAATAAAAATAGCACCATctagagaaaaaaaaagaggcgtGTCGACTTGAGTGTCTGACCCTAACTTTGGATCTGTTCCCCTAAAAATAACTTTGGATCTGTTGTTGGTGCAATTATTTTGCTATTTAAACACGAGCAGCAcaaccatatactccctccgtcccaaaaaacaTGTCGCGGGCGTAATTCACcggtaattttgcaaaaaaaaacctcGTGGTTTCAAAAGCGATTCAAACAAGTCCCTCCGCCCCGTCTTCTTCCTCTGCCCGTCGCCTGCGCGTCGCCAGGGGCCGGCGCCGCCCAACTGCGTGATTCGCCAGGGGCCGGCGAGCCCAGCTGAGctcctcctccgtcgccaagtACCTGCTCTCGCCGCCTTCGCCAATTACCTCCTCTGCCGCCGCAGCCCAGACCTGCGCCACCGTGGTCTCCTCCCGCTGCCTGCGGGCTTCGCCGGAATCTCCTGCCACGTCTTCCTCGAGGCCGCGCGCTTCCCTCCTGGAGCCCCCGCGCATCCTCCTGGAGCCCCCGCGTGCGTCCTCCCTCGTGCTCCTGTGCATCCTCCTGGAGCTCCCGCGCGTGCGCCGCCGCGATCCCCTACTGGCATCGCTGGAGCTTGCCTCGACAATCTGGTGGACCAGGAGCTCGCCGGTGGAGATCTGCCTGTGCTGCTGCTGCTTCTCCCTCTCCCCTGCCCGTGCTGCTGCTCCTCCTCTGACCCTGCCCGTGCTGCTTCTCCTCTTCTGATCCTGCCCGTGCTGCTATTGCTGCTACTCCTCTGCACTCTGTAGAAGGTACAGTGCTTATTCATCAGAGTACTGTTGATTTACTGTTACTGATCAGAAAATTAAAGAGAGCATGATTAATTCAGAGATCAGATGATGCTAATTCAGATGATGCCAATTCATAGTGAAACTGTAAAATTCAGAGCATGCAAATTGTTGTAGCACTAGCAGCATTCATAAAACAGTCCAGGTTAAAACTTTGTAGCACTAGCAAATTCAGATGATGCCAATTCAGGTTTGTAGCACTAGCAGCATTCATAAATCAGTCCAGGTTAAAACTTTGTAGCACTAGCAAATTCAGATGATGTCAATTCAGGTACAGAAATTTTTATCCTCAGTATTTTTGGTAATTTCAGTTAACTGAATATTTCTATCCTCAGTATTTGCTTTGCACAAATGAGCTTTAAGTATAATCTATCTATTTTCCTTCTTGATTCAACATATGTAACATTATGCATCCTGATTGTATAAGCAAAATAGACTCCAAATCTGAAGAAAAATGATGTTGTTGATCTTAGAATACTCTTTTTGTGTGTGTATATTCTTGTTATGGTACCATGGTGTACTCATCTTTTGTCATTGATGGCAGGAACACATGAAtatggatttgaacttgatgcctcaagaggaagaatatgaaaccattgatttgaacttgatgcctcaagaggaagacgatgaaggtATTAATTTGAATTGGATCCCTGAAaaggaggaacctcaagtggcaGAGAATGTGGCtatggatttgaacttgatgcctcaagaggaagacgTTGAAGATATGAATTGGATGCCTCAAGAAGATGAAGGGAAAGAGGATGAAgctcaagaggaagaggatgaagttatgaattggatacttcaagagaagagaagagaattgTCAGATAAGGAGAGGCATGGTGTTTACTTTGCCTTGCTGGTAATCGAGCTCAAAGATGGGTCTGTTCAACCAGACGACAAGCTGCTAGTCTCAAACCTGTTGGACATAAGTGTACGATCTGTTGAAAGAATCTGGGAAGAGGCTAAAAAGCAAATTGCCGATGGCAAAGAAGTAGATGTCTCAAGCAAGAAGCCAGGAAGATCAGGCCGAAAGAGAAAGGAGCTGGATCTAGAGAGGACCTCAACAATCCCACTGAATAAAAGAAGAACAATTCGATCTCTGGCACGGTCTCTAGGTGTGGCCCGATCGACCCTACATAAGAGGTTCCAGTTGAATGAGCTCAACCGCATCACAAGCACCGTGAAGCCTCACCTCAAGCTAGAGAACAAGCTTGCGAGATTGAAATTTTGTATGTCCATGGTCGATGACAATTCGATCTCAACTTCTCGGGCTATGTTAAAACCAATGACGAACATGGTTCACATCGATGAGAAGTGGTTCGACATGACGAGAGTGAAGAATAGTTACTATGTACTTCCAGGAGAACCTGAACCGAAGCACACCGTGTCAAACACTCATAGCATTGGGAAGGTAATGTTCCTAACAGCTGTTGCCAGGCCTCGATATAACAATGAGGGGGAGCTAACATTCGATGGGAAGATCGGCATTTGGGCATTCGTCGAAGAGACTGAGGCGAAGCGGACAAGTCAGAACAGAACAAAGGGAACAAAAGTGTTGACATCAGTGAAAGTAACCAGGCCTGTGTGCAGAGATTATCTAATCAATAAGGTTATCCCGGCAATTCAGGATAAGTGGCCTGACGATGATGAGGGAGCAACAATATTCATCCAACAGGATAACGCAAAGCCTCATGTCCTTCCCAATGATGTAGCTTTTCGAGAAGTTGTGGAACAAACTGATCTTGACATCCGATTGCTACAACAGCCCCCAAATAGCCCTGAGTTAAATTGTTTGGACCTCTGCTTCCATAACTCTCTCCAGTCTCTAACCGACTGCAGGTCACCTACAAACATCCAGGAACTGGTACAGGGTGTGGAAGAGGAATTCGAGAACTACGATCCCGACAAGTTGCACAGAAGCTTTATCACATTAGAAGCAGTTATGTTTGAAGTTATGAAAGACAAAGGAGGAAATCAATATAAGTTGCCCCACTTGCACAAGGATCGCGTTCAGAATGCTGGAATGGAAATAACCGGTGTATATTGCGACAGTCGGGTAGTTGTTGATACTAGGGCCCTTATAGAAGAAATGGAAATTGCAataggaaaagaaaatgaaaggaaaGAATTAGCTAGAGAAGGTAAAAGAAagaaaagtaaagggaagggaagggaagaagTGGCCAGAGAAAGAATGTAGTCAAGAGGGGGCAAAGAGGCCCTTATGTCATGTAGTCAGGTGCTCCTTGTGTATGTCTTGTGTATACCATATGGTATGATATGGTATGAATTTGGTTTTCTTAATTAATGTTAAATCAGCAAAGCTATCAGCATGGAACAAATAAAAGGACGGTGGATGACAAGAAATCGCTTCTATTTAGTTAAGAGGTCCATTTCATGCTATCAAGGACACTTCCAGTTTTTCTTTAGTTTCATCAAAGGTTCATCAATACAGATGCTAAAATCTAGCATATCACATGGGATGGATCAGCTAAAATAAGAAAGACCATCTTTGGTACAGTAAATAAATATGCAGCCATAGCATGGATAGATTAGATAATGAGAGGAGTAGCACTGGATTAATCCATCTCAAGGTCCTTGCTAATTAGCTATCAGTATATATTTCCCAGCTTCTTAATTAGCTATCAGTATATAAGTACAGCCTTATACATCTCTCCTTCATGATCTAAACATATACAGCCTTGGGTAGAGAGAGAAGAGTGGGTTTCAGTTTGCTCTGGGCAGTGATGTGCACTGGAGTAGCCCTGTTGACATAGCTCATAGCAGTAGGTATTTCAAAAAGTATGGAGTAATGCATAAATTTGTACTCCCGCAAGTTTAATCCAGTACTCAGTTTAAAATTCAGTTTACTGTTAAATGACAGTAATTCAGTTTACTGTTAAATTTCAGTTTCACAAGCTAGTTTCCAACAAACAAAAGCCTATGCTTATGAAGAATAAATCAGCTGAAATGAGATACTGATCCGTTTTACTTTGTTTGTTCAGATTGTTGGAAATTTTAAGCTCTCAATCACTGAAGGCCACTGCAGTTCTTTGAATTCAACCATTTAGGTGAGCTACAACTAGGAGGATTTTGGAGTAGTACTCTGAAACTGTTGCTGTTAGAACATGCTGTTACTTGCTGTCGGTTAACTGAATCAGTACAAAACTCTTCTATGGAGTTAACCGAAGATCAGCAAGCAAATCAAAATCTGCAACACATTTTCTTCAGTCCCTAACTGACAACACAATTTCTTTAGTCTAGTGATGCAGCAATTGCTTCAGTCTAGTAAAGTGCCACTCCAAGCATAGCAAGTCCACTGACAGTACGCCAAATGAACAAATTGAGTTCAGGAATGCAACAATGGAGCAATCTAGTAGAAAGTTTTACAAGAAAATAAGGTGGCCGGAGAAGATGGCGTGAAAAACAAGACCTTTTTACTCCGGCGAGCTCTTTGCCTTGATGCAGATGTGTGCAGATGCAGGTGAGTGGCACCGGCGTGCAGATGCAGGTGCGTCGGGACTGGCTTCGTGGTCGACGGCTTCCTTGCTGATGCGTGCAGGTGCAAGCGTGTGGCGCCGGCGGGGAGGTGGTCGACGACGGCAGGGGAGAGATGACCCGTCGTGGAGTCCGAGAGAGGAGGGGGCCCCGCCGCCGTTCCGGCAATGTACACTCCCAATTCTCCGGATATAGACAAGCAGCGCTGCAACTCGCCGTCGGAGAGCAGGTCGGCAAAAAAAATCCAAAGTTGGCCGACTGGAGGATCTCGCCCTCGCTTCGCGGCGTCGGCGGCACCGTCGTCGTCGGCGGCACCGTCGTCGTCGACGGCGAGGACGACACCCGGCTGCTCGTCGGCCTTTAGGTTGTTGGTGGTGGTCCGGATCCGGTGCCTGCGGGCTCTCCGACGGCGGTTCCGACGCAGCCGAAGCAGAGCGCGGCGGTAGCTGTGGGTTGGACTAACATGGGATCCAAATCAAGGATTTTTTTGAGAAAGGGGGAGCTTGGGGAGGCAGGCGAGCGGTAGCtgcggcggcggagcaggaggcAGCTGCGGCGGGAGAGCGGGGGAGCAGGGGAGCTGCGGCAGCGGGAGAGCGGGGGAGAAGgggagctgcggcggcggggagCAGTGGCGGCGGAGAGCAGCGCAGCTGCTGCTTCTGtcggaggaggaggacaaggagcgGGTTTGGTCGGGAAAAACGAGagggtttttttttgcaaaaatgccGCCGCGACATGTTTTTCGGGACGGAGCGGCATTTTTGCAAAAAAACCCTCTCATNNNNNNNNNNNNNNNNNNNNNNNNNNNNNNNNNNNNNNNNNNNNNNNNNNNNNNNNNNNNNNNNNNNNNNNNNNNNNNNNNNNNNNNNNNNNNNNNNNNNNNNNNNNNNNNNNNNNNNNNNNNNNNNNNNNNNNNNNNNNNNNNNNNNNNNNNNNNNNNNNNNNNNNNNNNNNNNNNNNNNNNNNNNNNNNNNNNNNNNNNNNNNNNNNNNNNNNNNNNNNNNNNNNNNNNNNNNNNNNNNNNNNNNNNNNNNNNNNNNNNNNNNNNNNNNNNNNNNNNNNNNNNNNNNNNNNNNNNNNNNNNNNNNNNNNNNNNNNNNNNNNNNNNNNNNNNNNNNNNNNNNNNNNNNNNNNNNNNNNNNNNNNNNNNNNNNNNNNNNNNNNNNNNNNNNNNNNNNNNNNNNNNNNNNNNNNNNNNNNNNNNNNNNNNNNNNNNNNNNNNNNNNNNNNNNNNNNNNNNNNNNNNNNNNNNNNNNNNNNNNNNNNNNNNNNNNNNNNNNNNNNNNNNNNNNNNNNNNNNNNNNNNNNNNNNNNNNNNNNNNNNNNNNNNNNNNNNNNNNNNNNNNNNNNNNNNNNNNNNNNNNNNNNNNNNNNNNNNNNNNNNNNNNNNNNNNNNNNNNNNNNNNNNNNNNNNNNNNNNNNNNNNNNNNNNNNNNNNNNNNNNNNNNNNNNNNNNNNNNNNNNNNNNNNNNNNNNNNNNNNNNNNNNNNNNNNNNNNNNNNNNNNNNNNNNNNNNNNNNNNNNNNNNNNNNNNNNNNNNNNNNNNNNNNNNNNNNNNNNNNNNNNNNNNNNNNNNNNNNNNNNNNNNNNNNNNNNNNNNNNNNNNNNNNNNNNNNNNNNNNNNNNNNNNNNNNNNNNNNNNNNNNNNNNNNNNNNNNNNNNNNNNNNNNNNNNNNNNNNNNNNNNNNNNNNNNNNNNNNNNNNNNNNNNNNNNNNNNNNNNNNNNNNNNNNNNNNNNNNNNNNNNNNNNNNNNNNNNNNNNNNNNNNNNNNNNNNNNNNNNNNNNNNNNNNNNNNNNNNNNNNNNNNNNNNNNNNNNNNNNNNNNNNNNNNNNNNNNNNNNNNNNNNNNNNNNNNNNNNNNNNNNNNNNNNNNNNNNNNNNNNNNNNNNNNNNNNNNNNNNNNNNNNNNNNNNNNNNNNNNNNNNNNNNNNNNNNNNNNNNNNNNNNNNNNNNNNNNNNNNNNNNNNNNNNNNNNNNNNNNNNNNNNNNNNNNNNNNNNNNNNNNNNNNNNNNNNNNNNNNNNNNNNNNNNNNNNNNNNNNNNNNNNNNNNNNNNNNNNNNNNNNNNNNNNNNNNNNNNNNNNNNNNNNNNNNNNNNNNNNNNNNNNNNNNNNNNNNNNNNNNNNNNNNNNNNNNNNNNNNNNNNNNNNNNNNNNNNNNNNNNNNNNNNNNNNNNNNNNNNNNNNNNNNNNNNNNNNNNNNNNNNNNNNNNNNNNNNNNNNNNNNNNNNNNNNNNNNNNNNNNNNNNNNNNNNNNNNNNNNNNNNNNNNNNNNNNNNNNNNNNNNNNNNNNNNNNNNNNNNNNNNNNNNNNNNNNNNNNNNNNNNNNNNNNNNNNNNNNNNNNNNNNNNNNNNNNNNNNNNNNNNNNNNNNNNNNNNNNNNNNNNNNNNNNNNNNNNNNNNNNNNNNNNNNNNNNNNNNNNNNNNNNNNNNNNNNNNNNNNNNNNNNNNNNNNNNNNNNNNNNNNNNNNNNNNNNNNNNNNNNNNNNNNNNNNNNNNNNNNNNNNNNNNNNNNNNNNNNNNNNNNNNNNNNNNNNNNNNNNNNNNNNNNNNNNNNNNNNNNNNNNNNNNNNNNNNNNNNNNNNNNNNNNNNNN
This window of the Triticum aestivum cultivar Chinese Spring chromosome 5D, IWGSC CS RefSeq v2.1, whole genome shotgun sequence genome carries:
- the LOC123123610 gene encoding huntingtin-interacting protein K; this translates as MGAAVDETAAAAAAAAVAAEGGPAAAAAESDSKDLQQQSKALDKLTDHVEDRQLDSSRVQSAMAALASSKEADWNAMRLREKELAAVKINPTDVEIIANELELDKKIAERTLREHKGDAVAAVRFLLR